One genomic window of Coffea eugenioides isolate CCC68of chromosome 1, Ceug_1.0, whole genome shotgun sequence includes the following:
- the LOC113771947 gene encoding UDP-glucose iridoid glucosyltransferase-like, with the protein MANHDLMLSGPAVWRGVIKTKVSILILKRLKTHAHTKKEMEIQEAQGHGHLVLVPYPLQGHMTPTLQLASILHSKGFSITIAHAKFKSPKAFDHPDFNFLPVAENLSEHHIANKDRIAQVSIINTKCEAPLQESLTNLIKQKPQSRVNCIIYDTVMYCAEAVASNMKLPSIILRTSSASSFIAYCAILNLPLEDCIPLKESISQELVPGLHSIRFKDLPASNYFGDLKDLLNLLGHVSKTKTSSAVLWNSVDYLEHDSLAQFQQQNEGKHCFSIGPLHGMAPTASTSLLTEDTDCITWLDKQATNSVIYVSLGSVATMEERELVEMAWGLANSEQPFLWVVRPGLVRGSAEWIEHLPEGYLETIQGRGCIVKWAPQKEVLAHGAVGGFLSHCGWNSTLESICEGVPMICRPAFGDQKVNSRYISYVWKMGIALENGFNRNIETAIRRLMQDPEGQQMRQKAAALKEKVKLSIDKGGTSYNSVNNLVELILSL; encoded by the exons ATGGCGAATCATGACCTCATGCTTTCAGGTCCAGCCGTCTGGAGAGGGGTTATAAAGACCAAGGTATCTATTCTCATTCTTAAAAGGCTAAAAACACATGCACACACAAAGAAAGAGATGGAAATCCAAGAAGCACAAGGACATGGCCATTTGGTTCTAGTCCCATACCCATTACAGGGGCACATGACCCCAACACTTCAGCTTGCAAGTATCCTTCACTCCAAGGGCTTCTCTATCACCATTGCGCATGCCAAGTTCAAGTCTCCTAAAGCTTTTGATCACCCTGATTTCAACTTTTTACCCGTAGCAGAAAACCTATCTGAACATCATATAGCCAATAAAGATCGTATAGCTCAAGTGTCAATTATCAACACCAAATGTGAAGCACCACTACAGGAAAGTTTGAcaaatctaatcaagcaaaagCCTCAATCTCGAGTAAACTGCATCATATATGACACAGTCATGTACTGTGCAGAAGCAGTGGCTTCCAATATGAAGCTTCCAAGCATTATACTGCGCACCAGCAGTGCCTCTTCTTTCATTGCTTACTGTGCAATTCTAAACCTTCCCCTAGAAGACTGCATTCCGCTTAAAG AATCTATATCGCAGGAGCTAGTGCCAGGCCTTCATTCCATCAGGTTTAAAGACTTACCAGCTTCCAACTATTTTGGAGATCTTAAAGACCTACTAAATCTGTTAGGCCACGTCAGCAAAACAAAAACTTCCTCAGCTGTGCTCTGGAACAGCGTCGACTATCTTGAGCATGATTCGCTAGCACAATTTCAGCAGCAGAACGAAGGAAAGCACTGTTTCTCAATAGGTCCGCTCCACGGGATGGCCCCAACTGCATCGACTAGCTTATTAACAGAGGATACCGATTGCATAACATGGCTCGATAAGCAAGCTACCAACTCAGTCATCTATGTTAGCTTGGGAAGCGTAGCAACCATGGAAGAACGTGAACTTGTAGAGATGGCCTGGGGGCTAGCCAACAGTGAACAACCATTTCTGTGGGTGGTTCGACCTGGACTGGTCAGGGGATCAGCAGAATGGATTGAGCACTTACCAGAAGGCTACCTGGAAACTATTCAAGGGAGGGGATGCATAGTAAAATGGGCTCCTCAAAAGGAGGTTTTGGCACATGGTGCGGTGGGAGGATTCCTGAGCCACTGCGGTTGGAACTCAACCCTGGAAAGCATTTGTGAAGGAGTTCCAATGATATGTAGGCCTGCATTTGGAGACCAAAAGGTGAACTCGAGGTATATTAGCTATGTATGGAAGATGGGGATTGCATTGGAGAATGGCTTCAACCGGAACATTGAGACAGCCATAAGAAGACTGATGCAGGATCCGGAGGGGCAGCAGATGAGGCAGAAAGCAGCTGCATTGAAGGAAAAGGTCAAGCTCTCCATAGACAAAGGTGGTACTTCATACAACTCAGTGAACAACTTGGTGGAGCTCATCTTGTCATTGTGA
- the LOC113771958 gene encoding UDP-glucose iridoid glucosyltransferase-like — MAECRARKRAVVLVPMPLQGHMTPMLQLGSILYSKGFSIVVAHSEFRPPNPLNHPEFIFHPLSDDSSGYKTSLVNLMDLISAINSNCRAPLQEYLGQLMKDQKLEGCQVACVIYDSVLFFVDSVATQMKIPGIVLRTNMASYMLLYRCIFQLQAQNLLPFPESRLQEPVSELYPLRFKDLPFSINAEISEELMDFFDSMVNIRSSVAVIFNTTDCLEHSSLSLLQKQYQVPFFPIGPFHKMAPAASTSFLEEDQTCIAWLEKQAPNSVLYVSLGSIASINEQELTETAWGLANSGIPFLWVVRCDSLNEAQSVDHFLDGHFKESVGERGLIVKWAPQKKVLAHRAVGGFWSHCGWNSTIESICEGVPMICRPLFGDQRLNARYLTCVWKVGLEMENVLDRGSIEKAIRRLMIDTEGKEMRQDMLLMKDKIEASLQKGGSSYESLNDLTQFINSFSTAARE; from the exons ATGGCAGAATGCAGAGCTCGAAAACGTGCGGTAGTGTTGGTTCCAATGCCCCTTCAAGGGCACATGACTCCAATGCTTCAGCTGGGGAGCATTCTTTATTCTAAAGGGTTCTCCATTGTAGTTGCACATTCTGAATTCAGGCCTCCCAATCCTTTAAACCATCCTGAATTCATCTTTCACCCCTTGTCGGACGATTCATCTGGCTATAAGACTTCTTTAGTGAATTTGATGGATCTCATATCGGCTATCAACAGCAATTGCAGAGCACCTTTGCAGGAGTACTTGGGTCAACTCATGAAAGATCAGAAGCTGGAGGGTTGCCAGGTTGCTTGTGTAATATATGATTCAGTCTTGTTCTTTGTTGATTCAGTGGCTACTCAGATGAAGATTCCAGGCATTGTTTTGAGGACTAACATGGCTTCTTACATGCTGCTTTATCGCTGCATCTTTCAACTTCAAGCACAaaatcttcttccttttccAG AATCTAGGCTGCAGGAACCTGTGTCAGAGCTCTATCCTCTGAGGTTTAAGGATTTACCCTTTTCAATTAATGCTGAAATCTCAGAAGAGCTTATGGATTTCTTCGATTCTATGGTCAATATACGCTCTTCCGTGGCCGTGATTTTTAACACAACAGATTGTCTTGAGCATTCATCCTTGTCACTGCTTCAGAAACAGTACCAAGTTCCATTCTTTCCTATAGGGCCTTTCCACAAAATGGCTCCAGCAGCATCAACTAGCTTCCTAGAAGAGGACCAAACCTGCATTGCTTGGCTCGAGAAGCAAGCTCCAAATTCAGTGCTCTATGTCAGCTTGGGCAGCATAGCGAGCATAAATGAACAAGAGCTGACAGAAACAGCCTGGGGACTGGCCAACAGCGGCATACCATTCCTGTGGGTGGTTAGATGCGATTCTCTAAATGAAGCTCAATCAGTTGATCACTTTCTTGATGGTCATTTCAAAGAATCAGTTGGAGAAAGAGGCCTAATAGTCAAATGGGCACCCCAGAAAAAAGTTTTGGCACATAGAGCTGTTGGGGGATTTTGGAGCCACTGTGGCTGGAATTCAACAATAGAAAGTATCTGCGAAGGAGTTCCAATGATTTGTAGACCACTTTTTGGTGATCAAAGACTGAATGCAAGATACTTGACTTGTGTATGGAAGGTAGGCCTTGAAATGGAGAATGTGTTGGACAGAGGAAGCATTGAGAAAGCCATAAGAAGACTAATGATTGATACGGAAGGCAAAGAAATGAGGCAAGACATGCTGTTAATGAAAGACAAGATAGAAGCTAGTCTGCAGAAAGGTGGTTCTTCTTATGAGTCCTTAAATGACTTGACACAGTTCATCAATTCATTCTCAACAGCAGCAAGGGAATGA
- the LOC113778099 gene encoding uncharacterized protein C6G9.01c has product MPKNKKNATKSAVESSVSAAGAAADVEVQEQKKQHPTKRTRDEIDEIFASKKKQSKKSDNQKPTSKKPAKESDHDKMMTKKNNTGKRNTSKNGSRRENGGSDPPAAATGGAGRRLRKKTGDGLAIYTEEELGIGRADAGGTPLCPFDCDCCF; this is encoded by the coding sequence ATgcccaaaaacaaaaagaatgcTACAAAATCAGCTGTAGAATCATCAGTTTCAGCTGCTGGTGCTGCCGCTGATGTGGAAGTACAAGAGCAGAAAAAGCAGCATCCCACGAAAAGAACCAGGGATGAGATTGATGAGATTTTCGCTTCAAAGAAGAAGCAAAGCAAGAAATCAGATAATCAGAAGCCCACATCCAAGAAGCCAGCTAAAGAGTCGGATCACGATAAAATGATGACAAAGAAGAATAATACTGGTAAGAGGAATACAAGCAAAAATGGTTCTAGAAGGGAAAATGGTGGGAGTGACCCACCAGCAGCTGCAACAGGAGGAGCTGGGCGGAGGCTGAGGAAGAAGACCGGAGATGGTCTAGCTATATATACTGAAGAGGAGTTGGGGATTGGGAGGGCGGATGCTGGAGGTACTCCTTTGTGCCCGTTTGATTGTGACTGTTGCTTTTGA